A window of the Microscilla marina ATCC 23134 genome harbors these coding sequences:
- a CDS encoding glycosyltransferase produces the protein MKTETFREKISFYQQRFSYQPPQIQAPLAPQTQLVVVIPCYDEPDLTGTLESLAACQPPQAPVEVIVVVNQGVNAPEHSIAQNQQTVALANEWIATNHPEWLTVHVITAYDLPKKSAGVGLARKIGMDEALYRLGAIGINGGIVCLDADCRVAPNYLVALEQAFAQGIQSASIYFEHRPDVSETLQEGIVQYELFLRYYVAALRLAGFPYAYHTIGSSMAVRAHIYALSGGMNRRKAGEDFYFLHKIAPLGKYYEINQTTVYPSSRTSHRVPFGTGKAQQKWIDQSQKILFTYAPQTFVDLKAFLESSPQLFEQNEASLKALHEGFPASIQAFFGWEEFVTQVQDIRQKTATIGSFLKRWFHWLDGLKILKYVHFARDHYYPEVAIHEASLQLLSMLGHPSPASTNAKVLLETYRAIDKGHQGMVEFF, from the coding sequence ATGAAAACGGAAACCTTTCGAGAAAAGATTAGTTTTTACCAACAACGTTTCAGCTATCAACCACCCCAAATTCAAGCCCCGCTTGCCCCTCAAACTCAACTGGTAGTAGTCATTCCTTGCTACGACGAACCCGACCTTACAGGCACGCTGGAGTCTTTGGCTGCCTGCCAACCACCACAAGCCCCGGTAGAAGTGATTGTAGTGGTCAATCAGGGAGTAAATGCCCCTGAACATAGCATTGCCCAAAACCAACAAACTGTAGCTCTAGCCAACGAGTGGATAGCCACAAATCATCCAGAATGGCTTACAGTGCACGTCATAACAGCGTACGATTTGCCAAAAAAATCGGCTGGGGTAGGGCTTGCCCGCAAAATAGGTATGGACGAGGCTTTGTACCGCTTGGGGGCTATAGGCATCAACGGGGGCATTGTATGCCTCGATGCCGACTGTAGGGTGGCACCCAACTATTTAGTAGCACTTGAGCAAGCCTTTGCCCAAGGCATTCAGTCGGCATCTATCTATTTTGAGCACCGCCCCGATGTATCAGAAACCTTGCAAGAAGGCATTGTACAATACGAACTGTTTTTGCGTTATTATGTGGCTGCTTTACGCTTGGCGGGGTTTCCTTATGCCTATCACACTATAGGCTCTAGTATGGCAGTCCGCGCTCATATCTATGCCCTTTCGGGCGGAATGAACCGTCGTAAGGCAGGAGAAGATTTTTATTTTTTGCACAAAATAGCGCCTTTGGGCAAATATTATGAAATAAATCAAACTACAGTATACCCTTCGTCACGTACCTCGCACCGTGTACCCTTTGGAACGGGCAAAGCCCAACAAAAATGGATAGACCAGTCCCAGAAAATATTGTTTACTTATGCCCCACAAACTTTTGTTGACCTCAAAGCTTTTTTGGAGAGCAGTCCGCAGCTTTTTGAGCAAAACGAGGCTTCACTGAAGGCTTTGCATGAGGGTTTTCCAGCAAGCATTCAGGCGTTTTTTGGTTGGGAAGAATTTGTTACCCAAGTGCAAGACATCCGTCAAAAAACGGCTACTATAGGCAGTTTCCTCAAGCGTTGGTTTCATTGGCTCGATGGCTTGAAAATTCTCAAATATGTGCATTTTGCCCGCGATCATTACTACCCTGAAGTAGCTATTCACGAAGCAAGCCTCCAATTACTTAGCATGCTTGGTCACCCTTCTCCGGCTTCTACTAATGCCAAAGTTTTATTGGAAACTTACCGCGCTATAGACAAAGGTCATCAGGGAATGGTGGAGTTTTTTTAG
- a CDS encoding YqgE/AlgH family protein, whose translation MSKQSVKKGDLLIAEPFLGDRNFERSVVLLCEHNDKGSFGFVLNQKANVSLKDVLEEDILEDVPLFVGGPVQQDTLHFIHRTPDLFDNTVEIAKGIFWGGDYEQLKAYLRVGKLQEQDIRFFLGYSGWGEEQLDQELGQNSWVVSASDAKFIFDTEPDQFWRGVLRRMGGKYKVMSHYPTDPRLN comes from the coding sequence ATGTCAAAACAATCAGTCAAAAAAGGAGACTTGCTCATTGCAGAGCCATTTCTTGGTGATCGAAACTTCGAGAGGAGTGTAGTACTGCTCTGTGAGCACAACGACAAAGGTTCTTTTGGTTTTGTGTTGAACCAAAAAGCCAATGTAAGCCTTAAAGATGTGCTGGAAGAAGATATCCTGGAAGATGTTCCCTTATTTGTTGGCGGTCCTGTCCAACAAGACACCCTACATTTTATTCATCGTACCCCCGACTTGTTTGACAATACTGTAGAAATAGCCAAAGGCATTTTTTGGGGGGGCGACTATGAACAACTCAAGGCATATTTGAGGGTAGGTAAATTGCAAGAGCAAGACATTCGTTTTTTTCTGGGATATTCGGGTTGGGGCGAAGAACAACTAGACCAGGAGTTGGGGCAAAACTCTTGGGTGGTGAGTGCCTCAGACGCTAAGTTTATTTTTGATACCGAGCCTGATCAGTTTTGGCGAGGTGTTTTGCGTAGAATGGGGGGCAAGTACAAGGTGATGTCGCACTATCCGACTGACCCACGTTTGAATTAG
- a CDS encoding LysM peptidoglycan-binding domain-containing protein, whose protein sequence is MKQLNMKKQTILRFPLGGVLWLLLMLCAPVCAQDNIGTVNFDQDSLAKKSYCVAGDCPYYTIQINYPKFLENNYPVLAKSLNKKVKNLLYGHVQSFLEKVQKAYKAQPEQYSKSASTLLGNFEMKSSQDNLLSFKIIVQEVVPLIAGYPKKHEHTFNYDIIQGSELGDGEVSVNEVKQRKQHLAKRRENLIKLCKRYRLDRDDFKRWNGVAANNKIYANQYYYVTPPIVRAKYLAQEGDGLFQICRKFEIHVTEFMRWNQLEKDARLLVEKAYYVSPPPATQIVEKPQVAVVNDIKEKEEVKEVQKVKTYKAKRGDTVSEICAKFNISAADFRRWNRLGRRSKIYAGKTYYVQKPVQTIAQSKNGQYKVRRGDTVSEICVKFGINSADFRRWNKLQRKDKIYAGKTYYITAPKGTSAPTKKDKLKKNDEIVVTYIAKTGDTVALVCKKHKITEAQFRRWNKLRRNTRLKAGKTYYVFSPED, encoded by the coding sequence ATGAAACAGTTGAACATGAAAAAACAAACTATACTCAGATTCCCGCTTGGAGGAGTATTATGGCTGCTGCTGATGCTTTGCGCCCCTGTATGCGCTCAAGACAATATAGGCACCGTAAACTTTGACCAGGACAGCTTGGCAAAGAAATCTTATTGTGTTGCGGGCGACTGCCCTTATTATACCATCCAGATTAATTACCCCAAGTTTTTGGAAAATAATTATCCAGTGTTGGCTAAATCACTGAATAAAAAGGTGAAAAACCTGCTTTATGGGCACGTGCAATCATTTTTAGAAAAGGTACAAAAAGCCTACAAAGCTCAACCTGAACAATATAGCAAGAGTGCTTCTACCCTTTTGGGTAATTTTGAGATGAAGAGTAGCCAGGACAATCTGCTATCATTCAAAATTATTGTGCAAGAGGTAGTCCCTTTGATCGCGGGTTACCCGAAAAAACACGAGCATACTTTCAATTATGATATTATACAAGGCAGTGAGTTGGGAGATGGTGAGGTAAGTGTAAACGAGGTAAAACAACGCAAACAACATTTGGCAAAACGTCGCGAAAACCTAATAAAATTGTGTAAGAGGTATCGCCTTGACCGTGATGACTTTAAACGCTGGAACGGGGTGGCAGCCAACAATAAAATTTACGCCAACCAGTACTACTATGTAACACCACCCATTGTGCGCGCAAAGTACCTGGCTCAGGAAGGCGACGGGCTTTTTCAGATTTGTCGTAAATTTGAGATTCACGTTACCGAGTTTATGCGCTGGAATCAACTTGAGAAAGATGCCCGCCTTTTGGTAGAGAAAGCTTATTATGTAAGCCCACCACCCGCCACCCAAATCGTAGAAAAACCTCAGGTAGCGGTAGTAAATGACATCAAAGAAAAAGAAGAAGTAAAAGAAGTTCAAAAGGTAAAAACCTACAAGGCTAAAAGAGGTGATACTGTATCGGAGATTTGTGCAAAGTTTAATATTTCTGCTGCAGATTTTCGCCGTTGGAACCGTTTGGGACGCAGGTCAAAAATTTATGCAGGAAAAACCTATTATGTACAAAAACCTGTACAAACCATTGCCCAAAGCAAAAATGGTCAGTACAAGGTGCGCCGTGGCGACACAGTTTCAGAGATTTGTGTAAAGTTTGGCATCAACAGTGCTGATTTTCGTCGATGGAATAAGCTTCAACGAAAAGACAAAATTTATGCAGGAAAAACCTATTACATAACTGCTCCTAAAGGCACAAGCGCTCCTACTAAAAAGGATAAACTCAAAAAAAATGATGAAATTGTAGTTACTTATATTGCCAAAACCGGCGATACGGTTGCCTTGGTTTGTAAGAAGCACAAAATTACTGAAGCCCAGTTTCGTCGCTGGAACAAGCTCCGAAGAAATACGCGCTTAAAGGCTGGCAAGACATATTATGTGTTTAGCCCTGAGGATTAA
- a CDS encoding ribonucleoside-diphosphate reductase subunit alpha — protein sequence MQVIKRDGRRESVRFDKITARIEKLSYSLARDYVQPVEVAKKVITGIYDGVTTIELDNLAAETAATMAIKHPDYAILAARIAISNLHKTTSKVFSKTMKELYEYIDPKTGEKAGLISDETHAAIQKNAAVLDSSIIYDRDYNYDYFGFKTLERSYLLKMDGQVVERPQHMLMRVAVGIHGEDVDKVLETYELLSGKWFTHATPTLFNAGTPKPQLSSCFLLTMQDDSIEGIYDTLKQCAKISQSAGGIGLSIHNVRATGSYIKGTNGTSNGVIPMLKVFNDTARYVDQGGGKRKGAFAIYLEPWHADIFEFLDLKKNHGKEELRARDLFYAMWLSDLFMKRVENDDTWSLFCPNEAPGLHEVYGEEFEKLYEQYELEGRARKVIKAQDLWFKILESQIETGTPYMLYKDAANEKSNQKNLGTIKSSNLCTEIMEYTSKDEVAVCNLASIALPKFVIDGKFDHQKLYEVTQVVTRNLNRIIDINYYPVKEAENSNLRHRPIGIGVQGLADTFMMLRMPFDSEEAKGLNKDIFETIYFASMTASMELAQKEGAYESYKGSPVSEGIFQFDMWGVKPESGRWDWQALRKDVKKHGARNSLLLAPMPTASTSQILGNNECFEPYTSNIYTRRVLSGEFVVVNKHLLNDLVELNLWGGDMENRIKAANGSVQNIPEIPQNLKDIYKTVWEIKQKDVVDMAADRGAFICQSQSLNIHMENPTFGKLTSMHFYAWKKGLKTGTYYLRTKAAAKAIQFTVEKKYQEESKGKINGQADLVATTASASAHQNGSVSEEYNVEGQNCSIDDPDCDSCGA from the coding sequence ATGCAAGTAATTAAACGCGATGGCAGACGCGAGTCTGTAAGATTTGATAAAATTACGGCACGTATTGAGAAGTTGTCATATAGCCTGGCGCGCGACTATGTGCAGCCGGTAGAGGTAGCCAAAAAAGTAATCACTGGAATTTATGATGGAGTGACTACGATAGAGTTGGATAACCTGGCCGCTGAAACCGCCGCTACTATGGCAATTAAGCACCCTGATTATGCGATTTTGGCAGCTCGCATAGCTATTTCTAACCTTCATAAAACTACTTCTAAAGTTTTTTCAAAAACTATGAAAGAACTTTATGAATATATCGACCCAAAAACTGGAGAAAAAGCCGGGCTTATCTCAGACGAAACCCACGCAGCAATTCAAAAAAATGCCGCTGTGCTGGATTCCTCTATTATCTATGACCGTGACTACAACTACGACTACTTTGGGTTTAAAACCCTGGAGCGTTCTTATTTGCTAAAAATGGATGGTCAAGTAGTGGAGCGCCCTCAGCACATGCTCATGAGGGTGGCAGTAGGCATTCATGGCGAAGATGTAGACAAAGTACTGGAAACGTATGAACTGTTGTCGGGCAAGTGGTTTACCCATGCCACCCCTACTTTGTTTAATGCAGGTACTCCCAAGCCTCAACTGAGCAGCTGTTTCTTGCTTACTATGCAAGACGATAGCATTGAGGGCATTTATGATACCTTGAAACAGTGCGCCAAAATCTCGCAATCGGCGGGAGGCATTGGCCTCTCTATTCATAATGTGCGCGCTACGGGCTCTTATATCAAGGGCACCAATGGCACCTCTAACGGAGTGATTCCTATGTTGAAGGTTTTTAACGACACGGCTCGTTATGTAGACCAAGGCGGTGGAAAGCGTAAAGGGGCTTTTGCGATTTACCTGGAACCCTGGCACGCCGATATTTTCGAGTTTTTAGACTTGAAAAAGAACCACGGAAAAGAAGAGTTAAGAGCCCGCGACTTGTTTTATGCCATGTGGTTGTCTGACTTGTTTATGAAACGCGTAGAAAACGACGACACCTGGTCATTGTTTTGCCCCAATGAAGCTCCCGGCCTGCACGAAGTTTACGGAGAAGAATTTGAAAAATTATACGAACAATATGAGCTTGAGGGCAGAGCACGCAAGGTGATCAAAGCGCAAGATTTATGGTTTAAAATTCTTGAATCACAAATTGAAACGGGTACGCCTTATATGTTGTATAAAGATGCTGCCAACGAAAAGTCGAACCAGAAAAACCTGGGAACGATCAAGAGCAGTAACTTGTGTACCGAGATTATGGAATACACCAGCAAAGACGAGGTAGCTGTGTGTAACCTGGCTTCTATTGCCCTGCCTAAGTTTGTGATAGATGGCAAGTTTGACCACCAAAAACTATATGAAGTAACTCAGGTAGTAACCCGCAACCTGAACCGCATCATTGACATTAACTATTATCCGGTAAAAGAAGCCGAAAATTCTAACTTGCGTCACCGCCCAATTGGCATTGGAGTACAAGGACTTGCCGACACGTTTATGATGTTGCGTATGCCGTTTGACTCTGAGGAAGCTAAAGGCTTGAACAAAGATATTTTCGAGACCATTTATTTTGCCTCTATGACTGCCTCTATGGAGCTTGCTCAAAAAGAGGGGGCGTATGAAAGCTATAAAGGTTCACCTGTTTCTGAGGGTATTTTTCAGTTTGATATGTGGGGCGTGAAACCAGAATCGGGTCGTTGGGATTGGCAAGCCTTACGCAAAGACGTGAAAAAACACGGAGCACGCAACTCGCTATTGTTGGCACCTATGCCTACTGCTTCTACCTCGCAGATTTTGGGCAACAATGAGTGTTTTGAACCTTATACTTCTAACATTTATACGCGTCGTGTACTTTCGGGCGAGTTTGTGGTAGTAAACAAGCACCTGCTGAACGATTTGGTAGAGTTGAACTTATGGGGCGGAGATATGGAAAACCGTATCAAGGCAGCCAATGGTTCGGTACAAAACATTCCAGAGATTCCACAAAACCTGAAAGATATTTATAAAACTGTGTGGGAAATCAAACAAAAGGATGTTGTAGATATGGCAGCCGACCGTGGTGCTTTTATCTGTCAAAGTCAGAGCTTGAACATTCATATGGAAAACCCTACTTTTGGTAAGCTTACTTCTATGCACTTTTACGCCTGGAAAAAGGGCTTAAAAACCGGTACTTATTACCTACGCACCAAGGCAGCTGCCAAGGCTATCCAGTTTACCGTAGAGAAAAAGTATCAGGAGGAAAGCAAGGGAAAGATTAATGGGCAGGCGGATTTAGTAGCTACTACCGCCTCAGCGTCTGCCCATCAGAATGGTAGTGTATCGGAAGAGTACAATGTAGAAGGACAAAACTGCTCGATCGACGATCCAGATTGCGATTCTTGTGGAGCTTAG
- a CDS encoding RNA polymerase sigma factor, with protein MLSANTNISTNEEELVRLLKSKDRKGFALLYDRYSGALYGVILKIVKVEEVAQDVLQDSFVKIWKKIQSYDTTKGTLFTWILNIARNTAIDKTRSKAYKQQASVLDIDKGAAVAAASRGNKSKIDFIGVDKGVAQLKPEYQEAIDYIYFKGYTHSEAAEALELPLGTLKTRVRMAIQELRKLT; from the coding sequence TTGTTATCTGCAAATACAAATATATCTACCAATGAAGAAGAGCTGGTCAGGTTGCTGAAAAGCAAAGACAGGAAAGGTTTTGCCCTGCTGTACGATCGCTATTCTGGAGCACTATATGGTGTAATTTTGAAAATTGTAAAAGTAGAAGAGGTGGCGCAGGATGTGTTACAGGATAGTTTTGTGAAAATCTGGAAAAAAATCCAGAGTTATGATACTACCAAAGGCACGCTGTTTACCTGGATACTGAATATTGCCCGTAACACGGCAATTGACAAGACCCGCTCGAAAGCATACAAGCAGCAAGCGAGTGTGCTGGACATAGACAAAGGAGCTGCCGTAGCTGCGGCAAGCCGGGGGAATAAATCAAAAATTGATTTTATTGGAGTTGACAAGGGCGTGGCACAGCTAAAGCCAGAGTATCAAGAAGCCATCGACTACATTTATTTTAAAGGCTATACTCACTCAGAGGCTGCCGAAGCCTTAGAGTTACCCTTGGGTACTCTCAAAACCAGGGTGAGAATGGCTATTCAGGAATTGAGAAAATTAACTTAA
- a CDS encoding transposase — MDEDFPEHHYIGFFTATVLRWKNLLSPEKYKNLIIKSLDFLVTKKRAKIYGFVIMPNHIHILWKIQPPHKLKEVQRDFLKFTAQKISQDLKKYHPEVLSFFKVKTSDRKYQFWQKQSRNALYDSREVIEQKLDYIHNNPFQGKWMLANSLDEYLYSSYRFYEYDDDTYNFLSHYMEVFE; from the coding sequence ATGGACGAAGATTTTCCAGAGCATCACTACATTGGATTTTTTACAGCCACTGTTTTACGGTGGAAAAACCTTTTATCTCCTGAGAAGTATAAAAACCTCATTATTAAAAGCCTTGATTTTTTGGTTACAAAAAAACGAGCAAAAATATATGGTTTTGTTATTATGCCTAACCATATCCATATATTATGGAAAATACAACCACCCCATAAGTTAAAAGAAGTGCAAAGAGACTTTCTTAAATTTACTGCACAAAAAATATCTCAGGACTTGAAAAAATACCACCCAGAAGTATTGAGCTTTTTCAAAGTAAAAACTTCTGATAGAAAATATCAGTTTTGGCAAAAACAATCCAGAAATGCCTTGTATGATTCTAGGGAGGTTATAGAACAAAAGTTAGATTATATACATAATAACCCTTTTCAGGGAAAGTGGATGTTAGCAAACTCATTGGATGAGTATCTTTATAGCTCTTATAGGTTTTATGAATATGATGATGATACGTATAACTTTTTATCTCACTATATGGAGGTATTTGAATAA
- a CDS encoding tetratricopeptide repeat protein, with protein MNIQKKLCNLLFGVVVATTFCACQSSKYDQGMVNLFLKGNVNLKKQQYKQAIYYYTEGIKRDSSFSEIYNNLGIALFNMGNYSRAIHHYNKAIALDSVLMDAYYNRANARFASDDLSGALADYNVVVAQYQDSSYVFFRRATTYMQLKRYDDAIKDLDKVIGLEPNNSDALGSRGYLLYKVKKYEAAAKDLQKAIELNKRQDLAYANLGLVKAAQGDTMAAFVQLGKALEINVVEAYILGNRAWLYAESNQLDKSWKDIEEALKYDDKSGWAYFARGVYYLKKGAAQKALDDFAKARKLTKHLTDLEAYETKAQALLK; from the coding sequence ATGAACATCCAAAAGAAACTATGTAACCTTTTATTTGGCGTAGTCGTAGCCACCACATTTTGTGCCTGTCAGTCATCAAAATACGACCAAGGTATGGTAAACCTTTTCCTGAAAGGGAATGTCAACCTGAAGAAACAGCAGTATAAGCAAGCCATTTACTATTATACCGAGGGAATTAAGCGGGACAGTTCGTTTTCGGAGATTTATAACAACTTAGGCATCGCCTTATTCAATATGGGAAACTACTCCAGGGCGATCCATCATTATAATAAAGCCATTGCCCTCGATTCTGTACTCATGGATGCTTATTATAACCGAGCCAATGCACGTTTTGCCAGCGACGATCTTTCGGGTGCCCTTGCCGACTACAATGTGGTGGTCGCTCAATACCAAGACTCTAGTTACGTGTTTTTTCGCCGTGCTACTACCTACATGCAGTTGAAAAGGTACGATGATGCCATCAAAGATTTAGACAAAGTAATCGGGCTTGAGCCCAATAACTCAGATGCTTTGGGTAGTAGGGGGTATTTGCTGTATAAAGTAAAAAAGTATGAGGCTGCCGCCAAAGATTTGCAAAAGGCTATAGAGCTCAACAAGCGTCAAGATTTGGCTTATGCCAATTTGGGCTTGGTAAAAGCCGCACAAGGCGATACTATGGCAGCTTTTGTTCAGTTAGGCAAAGCATTGGAAATAAATGTGGTAGAAGCATACATTTTGGGGAACCGGGCCTGGCTATACGCCGAAAGTAATCAGCTGGACAAAAGCTGGAAAGACATAGAAGAGGCGCTCAAGTATGACGACAAAAGTGGATGGGCGTATTTTGCCAGAGGAGTATATTATCTCAAAAAAGGCGCTGCACAAAAGGCTTTAGATGATTTTGCTAAAGCACGCAAACTTACCAAACACTTGACCGACCTGGAGGCTTATGAAACCAAAGCCCAAGCTTTGCTAAAATAA
- a CDS encoding leucine-rich repeat domain-containing protein: MTAQDHFLQLLGSAEIANVELALQIALGKPEFQPLVNNYLELYQCFVYKDLHQLKASHIIRFNQRTLSIVNHPIGTIPAAIGQLKHLSQLTFQQNQLGHLPDEMIELKQLKSLSIYENNFQNFPLIITQMHQLTELIFSHNTLPVLPAQINRLQNLINLSLNHVRLEYLPEEIGQLHKLAYLSLFNNRLLKLPKSLGQLTQLRSLNLGHNHLHGLPDSLGHLQSLVRLDLAHNQLTDLPATLADLSNLRKLILRNNQFVRLPAVLRKLTNLKEIYLANNPLSLAEKHQLKEWLPECNMYKM, encoded by the coding sequence ATGACAGCACAAGATCATTTTTTACAACTTTTGGGTTCTGCTGAAATAGCCAATGTAGAGCTTGCCCTGCAAATAGCGTTGGGCAAGCCTGAGTTTCAACCTTTGGTGAATAATTACCTGGAGCTTTATCAATGTTTTGTGTATAAAGACCTCCATCAGTTAAAGGCTTCGCATATTATCAGGTTCAACCAGCGCACTTTATCAATTGTCAATCATCCCATAGGTACTATTCCCGCCGCTATAGGGCAACTAAAGCACTTAAGTCAACTTACCTTCCAGCAAAACCAGTTAGGCCACCTACCCGACGAAATGATTGAACTGAAACAGCTCAAATCATTGAGTATTTACGAAAACAATTTTCAGAACTTCCCGCTTATTATTACCCAAATGCATCAATTGACTGAGTTGATCTTTTCACACAATACATTGCCTGTATTGCCTGCTCAAATCAATCGTTTACAGAACTTAATAAATTTGTCTTTGAATCATGTGCGCTTAGAATACTTGCCCGAAGAAATAGGACAGTTGCATAAACTAGCTTATTTGAGCTTGTTCAATAACCGTTTGCTAAAGTTGCCCAAAAGTTTGGGTCAACTGACCCAGTTACGTAGCTTAAACCTGGGGCACAACCACCTTCATGGCTTGCCCGATTCATTGGGTCACCTTCAATCACTTGTTCGACTAGACCTTGCCCACAATCAATTGACTGATTTGCCTGCAACTTTGGCTGATTTGTCTAATTTGCGAAAGCTAATTTTGCGTAACAATCAGTTTGTTCGGCTGCCGGCAGTATTGCGTAAACTTACAAATCTCAAAGAAATTTATCTGGCAAACAACCCTTTATCTCTGGCTGAGAAACATCAATTGAAAGAATGGTTGCCTGAATGCAATATGTATAAAATGTAG
- a CDS encoding MFS transporter, translating into MATTSTTQTPSIFPLLLVNFIGTLGYSIILPFLVFLVTRFGGNAIIYGVLGAVYPTFQLVGAPILGRWSDTHGRRKILLLSQAGTLFSWVIFLVALLIPIQALAKFNSGTFGLFTITIPLLVLFVARALDGLTGGNVSVANAYLADISNDTNRKANFGKLSASANLGFIVGPLLAGTLGTTSFGEIIPVLAAIAISFVAVFVIYKYLPESKCTAIDSHIQKEGLEKILSQAHKDCYEVENPQKVRFKDVIKIPHLPYMFLLYFLIFLGFNIFYTAFPIHAIAKDGLGWSIMNLGIFFSILGGLMVAVQGPLLSYLSKKLSDEVLTIAGSFILIFHFILLSTGHLWLVYISTVFFALGNGLMWASFLSILAKIPPPHYQGYVQGIANSFGSLASIMGLIIGGIIYSSLGSYTFLLAAGIIFIVFLACLPMLRFTYHQKN; encoded by the coding sequence ATGGCTACTACGTCTACCACCCAAACCCCTTCTATATTTCCTTTGTTACTGGTCAATTTTATTGGCACTTTGGGCTACAGCATTATCTTACCCTTTTTAGTATTTTTAGTGACCCGGTTTGGCGGCAATGCCATTATATATGGAGTATTAGGGGCTGTTTATCCTACTTTCCAACTTGTAGGAGCCCCTATACTAGGCAGGTGGTCTGATACGCACGGGCGACGCAAAATTTTACTGCTCAGTCAGGCAGGTACACTCTTTTCGTGGGTTATATTTTTAGTTGCACTGCTCATTCCTATTCAAGCTTTGGCAAAGTTCAACTCTGGCACCTTTGGGCTATTTACCATTACCATTCCTTTGTTGGTATTGTTTGTGGCAAGAGCGCTCGACGGACTCACCGGAGGCAATGTATCGGTGGCCAATGCCTACCTTGCCGATATCTCCAACGACACCAATAGAAAGGCTAATTTTGGTAAACTATCTGCTTCGGCAAACCTGGGATTTATTGTTGGTCCTTTGCTGGCAGGCACGCTGGGGACCACTTCTTTTGGCGAAATTATTCCGGTATTGGCAGCTATAGCCATTTCATTTGTCGCAGTATTTGTTATCTATAAATACTTGCCTGAGTCTAAGTGTACCGCCATAGATAGTCACATTCAAAAAGAAGGGCTCGAAAAAATACTTTCGCAAGCACATAAAGATTGTTATGAGGTAGAAAACCCTCAAAAAGTGCGCTTTAAAGATGTAATCAAAATACCCCACCTACCTTACATGTTTTTATTATATTTCCTTATCTTTTTAGGTTTCAATATTTTTTATACTGCTTTTCCTATTCACGCCATTGCCAAAGATGGGCTTGGCTGGAGTATTATGAATTTAGGTATCTTTTTTTCTATTTTAGGCGGGCTAATGGTAGCAGTACAAGGTCCCCTGCTTAGCTATTTGTCCAAAAAGCTATCAGACGAAGTATTGACTATAGCAGGTAGCTTTATTTTGATTTTTCATTTTATCCTGCTCAGTACTGGTCATTTATGGTTGGTATATATTTCTACAGTCTTTTTTGCTTTGGGCAATGGGCTGATGTGGGCTTCTTTTTTGTCTATTTTAGCAAAAATACCCCCACCACACTACCAAGGCTATGTACAAGGCATTGCCAACAGCTTTGGGAGTCTTGCCAGTATCATGGGGCTTATTATAGGTGGCATTATTTACAGCTCTTTAGGCAGTTATA
- a CDS encoding anti-sigma factor, translated as MDIQAYISSGIIENYVLGATTPEENAEIERLAQEYPEIQQEIEANKHALLAYVLDFAEEPPADIRDKVLSKLDQLADEEETDDDNFAIEKEIANIQEAPSRQLFPFKTYMVAASFVLLVASFSANIYFYSQWQQTKDNLNVALLDKQMMANTLKTQTTKQSQVLDQVKEELAILKSPAIASVKLASVDGAPSCSAKIYWDTKTKYVYIDASKLPEPPKNKQYQLWYIDGKNTVDAGVFDMGKKSGHLQKLKLVPNAQAFAVTLEKMGGVPKSEGDLYALGKMENETREN; from the coding sequence TTGGACATACAAGCTTACATATCGTCGGGGATCATAGAAAACTACGTTTTAGGAGCAACTACGCCCGAAGAAAACGCTGAAATAGAGCGTTTGGCACAAGAGTATCCTGAAATACAGCAAGAGATAGAAGCAAACAAACACGCGCTGTTGGCGTATGTGCTTGATTTTGCTGAAGAACCCCCTGCCGACATTCGTGACAAGGTATTGAGCAAACTTGATCAGTTGGCAGATGAAGAAGAAACAGATGATGACAACTTTGCTATAGAGAAAGAAATAGCCAATATTCAGGAGGCACCCTCTAGGCAACTGTTCCCTTTCAAAACTTATATGGTGGCAGCATCCTTTGTATTGCTCGTGGCTAGTTTTAGCGCCAACATATATTTTTATAGCCAGTGGCAACAAACAAAAGATAATTTGAACGTGGCACTGCTGGATAAGCAAATGATGGCTAACACCCTCAAAACTCAAACTACTAAGCAGAGTCAGGTTTTAGACCAGGTAAAAGAGGAGTTGGCTATTTTGAAAAGCCCCGCCATTGCCTCGGTAAAACTTGCCTCAGTAGATGGCGCACCGTCTTGTTCGGCAAAAATTTATTGGGATACCAAAACCAAATATGTGTACATAGACGCGAGTAAATTACCCGAACCTCCTAAAAATAAACAGTATCAGTTGTGGTACATTGATGGTAAAAACACAGTAGATGCTGGGGTGTTTGATATGGGTAAAAAATCTGGCCATTTGCAGAAGCTCAAACTGGTACCCAATGCCCAGGCTTTTGCCGTAACCCTGGAAAAAATGGGAGGTGTACCTAAGTCAGAAGGTGACCTGTATGCCTTGGGCAAAATGGAAAACGAAACAAGAGAAAATTAG